The following are encoded in a window of Cygnus atratus isolate AKBS03 ecotype Queensland, Australia chromosome 8, CAtr_DNAZoo_HiC_assembly, whole genome shotgun sequence genomic DNA:
- the ANGPTL3 gene encoding angiopoietin-related protein 3 — protein MKIILIFLFTAPLALSARAEKDFSALDSAASPETKSRFAMLDDVRILANGLLQLGHGLKDFVHKTKGQMNDIFQKLYIFDKSFYELSLQTSEIKEEEELLRQTTARLQINNEEIKNLSQEMNLKIEDLIQNKIQLQEKVWGLEDKVTKLAITQPTVQETNEISSLKAFVERQDNHIKQLLKIVEDQHAQLDKQHNQIMELEDKLNHIELQELAENSFTGEHTEPEATPFFVHNSTAVIYKYEGAAPDCTALYNSGIQTSGTYTIKPNGSEAFDVYCETKFGTSWTVIQNRVDGSLDFNQTWDAYAKGFGDLNEEFWLGLNKTYSITQQGDYILRIELQDWKDNKRYIEYAFDLRGPETDYTLQLSRISGSIPNALPEQTELRFSTADHDMAIINNFNCPENYLGGWWHSECEETNLNGKYVAPRSKGRLDRRKGLYWKPKKGRYYLLKSTKIMIHPTDLKSFD, from the exons ATGAAAATCATTCTTATCTTTCTATTCACTGCCCCACTCGCTCTCTCAGCTAGAGCTGAGAAAGACTTTTCTGCCCTTGATTCGGCTGCATCTCCTGAGACAAAATCAAGATTTGCCATGCTAGATGACGTACGAATCTTAGCCAATGGACTCCTCCAGCTTGGGCACGGTCTTAAAGACTTTGTGCATAAGACAAAGGGGCAGAtgaatgacatttttcaaaaactttacatttttgATAAGTCCTTTTATGAGCTCTCACTGCAAACCAGTGAAatcaaagaagaagaagaactaCTCCGACAAACTACTGCCAGACTGCAAATCAACAATGAAGAGATAAAGAATCTCTCGCAGGAGATGAATTTGAAGATTGAAGACCtcatacaaaacaaaatccagctgCAAGAGAAGGTGTGGGGACTGGAGGACAAAGTCACTAAGTTGGCCATTACCCAGCCTACAGTGCAAGAGACAAATGAAATTTCTTCACTCAAA GCTTTTGTGGAGCGGCAGGACAACCACATCAAGCAGCTTCTCAAAATCGTGGAGGACCAGCACGCACAGCTCGACAAACAGCACAACCAAATCATGGAGCTGGAGGACAAG CTGAACCACATAGAGCTCCAGGAACTCGCAGAGAATTCCTTCACTGGGGAGCACACAGAACCAGAGGCCACCCCCTTTTTTGTGCACAACTCCACAGCTGTAATATACAAATATGAAG GTGCTGCTCCTGACTGCACTGCTCTCTACAACAGCGGCATACAGACCAGTGGCACTTACACTATTAAGCCCAATGGCTCAGAAGCTTTCGATGTCTactgtgaaacaaaatttg GCACTTCCTGGACTGTAATCCAGAACAGAGTGGACGGATCATTAGATTTCAACCAAACCTGGGATGCCTATGCAAAGGGTTTTGGTGATCTCAATg AGGAATTCTGGCTAGGCCTGAACAAGACCTATTCCATTACTCAACAAGGGGACTACATCTTACGGATCGAGCTGCAGGACTGGAAAGATAATAAACGTTACATCGAGTATGCATTCGACCTGAGAGGCCCAGAGACAGACTACACGCTTCAGCTTTCACGGATCTCTGGGAGCATCCCCAACGCGCTGCCAGAGCAGACAGAGCTGCGGTTCTCAACTGCAGACCATGACATGGCCATAATAAACAACTTCAACTGCCCAGAAAACTATCTAG GAGGCTGGTGGCACAGCGAATGCGAGGAAACCAATCTTAATGGGAAATACGTTGCTCCAAGGTCAAAAGGAAGACtagacagaagaaaaggcttaTACTGGAAGCCTAAGAAAGGAAGATACTACTTGCTCAAGTCAACCAAAATAATGATACACCCGACAGATCTAAAGAGCTTTGACTGA